One genomic region from Peromyscus eremicus chromosome 20, PerEre_H2_v1, whole genome shotgun sequence encodes:
- the Tcf20 gene encoding transcription factor 20 isoform X1 gives MQSFREQSSYHGNQQSYPQEVHSSSRLEEFSSRQAQMFQNFGGAGGGSGSTGSNSSGRRGTAAAAAAMASETSGHQGYQGFRKEAGDFYYMAGNKDPVAAGTPQPPQRRPSGPVQSYGPPQGSSFGNQYGSEGHVSQFQAQHSALGGVSHYQQDYTGPFSPGSAQYQQQASSQQQQQQQQQQQQQQQQQQQQQQQQQQQVQQLRQQLYQSHQPLPQASGQPASGSSHLQPMQRPSTLPSSAGYQLRVGQFGQHYQSSASSSSSSSFPSPQRFSQSGQSYDGSYSVNAGSQYEGHNVGSNAQAYGTQSNYSYQPQSMKNFEQAKIPPGTQQGQQQQQQQPQPPQQQQQQQQQQQQQQQQQHPPQHVMQYTNAATKLPLQSQVGQYSQPEVPVRSPMQFHQNFSPISNPSPAASVVQSPSCSSTPSPLMQSGENLQCGQGNVPMSSRNRILQLMPQLSPTPSMMPSPNSHAAGFKGFGLEGVPEKRLTDPGLSSLSALSTQVANLPNTVQHMLLSDALTPQKKTSKRPSSSSKKADSCTNSEGSSQPEEQLKSPMAESLDGGCSSSSEDQGERVRQLSGQSTSSDTTYKCGASEKAGSSPTQGAQNEAPRLSTSPAAREEAASPGAKDTPLSEGNTKVNEKTVGVIVSREAMTGRVEKSGGQDKGSQEEDPAASQRPPSNSGIKEASHTSLPQPDPPGGGSKGNKNSDNSSNHNGEGNGQSSHSAVGPSFTGRTEPSKSPGSLRYSYKESFGSAVPRNVSGFPQYPSGQEKGDFASHGERKGRNEKFPSLLQEVLQGYHHHPDRRYPRSAQEHQGMTSGLEGTARPNILVSQTNELASRGLLNKSIGSLLENPHWGPWERKSSSTAPEMKQINLSDYPIPRKFEIEPPSSAHEPGGSLSERRSVICDISPLRQIVRDPGAHSLGHMGADARIGRNERLNPSLSQSVILPGGLVSMETKLKSQSGQIKEEDFEQSKSQASFNKKSGDHCHSTSIKHESYRGNVSPGAAAHDSISDYGPQDSRSTPMRRVPGRVGSRETIRGRTSSQYHDFAEKLKMSPGRSRGPGDPHHMNPHMTFSERANRSSLHAPFSPNSESLASAYHTNTRAHAYGDPNTGLNSQLHYKRQMYQQQQEEYKDWTSSSAQGVIAAAQHRQEGPRKSPRQQQFLDRVRSPLKNDKDGMMYGPPVGTYHDPSTQEAGRCLLSSDGLPTKGMELKHSSQKLQESCWDLSRQTSPAKSSGPPGMSNQKRYGPPHETDGHILTESTQSSKPSNVMLRLPGQEDHSSQNPLIMRRRVRSFISPIPSKRQSQDVKNSNTDDKGRLLHPSKEGADKAYNSYTHLSHSQDIKSIPKRDASKDLPNPDNRNCPAVTLTSPAKTKILPPRKGRGLKLEAIVQKITSPNIRRSASTNSAEAGGDTVTLDDILSLKSGPSEGGTVATQEAEMEKRKGEVGSDLVSATSQESNTEKPLPGPSEEWRSSEDDKVKTEAHAETAPTGKEPSGTMTSTASQKPGGNQGRPDGSLGGAAPLIFPDSKNVAPVGILVPEANPKTEEKENETVMISPKQESFPPKGYFPSGKKKGRPIGSVNKQKKQQQPPPPPPQPPQIPEGSADGEPKPKKQRQRRERRKPGAQPRKRKTKQAVPIVEPQEPEIKLKYATQPLDKTDAKNKSFFPYIHVVNKCELGAVCTIINAEEEEQTKLVRSRKGQPSLTPPPSSTESKVLPASSFMLQGPVVTESSVMGHLVCCLCGKWASYRNMGDLFGPFYPQDYAATLPKNPPPKRSTEMQSKVKVRHKSASNGSKTDTEEEEEQQQQKEQRSLAAHPRFKRRHRSEDCGGGPRSLSRGLPCKKAATEGSSEKAVLDTKPSVPTTSEGGPELELQIPELPLDSNEFWVHEGCILWANGIYLVCGRLYGLQEALEIAREMKCSHCQEAGATLGCYNKGCSFRYHYPCAIDADCLLHEENFSVRCPKHKPPLPCPLPPLQNKTAKGSLSTEQSERG, from the coding sequence ATGCAGTCCTTTCGGGAGCAAAGCAGTTACCACGGAAACCAGCAGAGCTACCCACAGGAGGTACACAGCTCATCCCGTCTAGAAGAGTTCAGCTCTCGTCAGGCCCAGATGTTCCAGAATTTTGGGGGagcaggtggtggtagtggtagcacTGGCAGCAACAGTAGTGGACGGCGAGgaacagcagctgctgctgcagcGATGGCCAGCGAGACCTCTGGCCATCAAGGCTATCAGGGGTTCAGGAAAGAAGCTGGAGATTTTTACTACATGGCAGGTAACAAAGACCCTGTGGCAGCAGGAACCCCACAGCCTCCTCAGCGAAGGCCTTCTGGTCCTGTGCAGAGCTATGGACCTCCCCAGGGGAGCAGCTTTGGCAATCAGTATGGGAGCGAGGGTCACGTGAGCCAATTTCAAGCACAGCACTCTGCCCTTGGTGGTGTATCTCATTATCAGCAGGATTACACAGGGCCTTTCTCTCCTGGGAGTGCTCAGTATCAACAGCAGGCCTCTagccaacagcagcagcagcagcagcagcagcaacagcaacaacaacagcagcagcagcagcagcagcagcagcagcagcaacaagtACAGCAGTTGAGACAACAGCTTTACCAATCCCATCAGCCTCTGCCCCAAGCCAGTGGACAACCAGCTTCTGGCTCATCCCATCTACAACCAATGCAGAGGCCGTCAACTCTACCATCTTCTGCTGGTTATCAGTTAAGAGTGGGTCAGTTTGGCCAACACTACCAGTCTTCTgcgtcctcctcttcctcctcctcctttccttcaccACAGCGTTTCAGTCAGTCTGGACAAAGCTATGATGGCAGTTACAGTGTGAATGCTGGATCTCAGTATGAAGGGCATAATGTGGGTTCTAACGCACAGGCTTATGGAACACAATCAAATTATAGCTATCAACCTCAGTCTATGAAGAATTTTGAACAGGCAAAGATTCCACCAGGAACCCAgcaggggcagcagcagcagcaacagcagccacAACCTcctcaacaacaacagcagcagcagcagcagcaacagcaacagcagcagcaacaacatcCTCCCCAGCATGTGATGCAGTACACCAATGCTGCCACCAAGTTGCCCCTGCAAAGCCAGGTGGGGCAGTACAGCCAGCCTGAGGTTCCTGTAAGGTCCCCTATGCAGTTCCACCAGAACTTCAGCCCTATTTCTAACCCTTCTCCAGCTGCTTCTGTGGTTCAGTCTCCAAGCTGTAGCTCTACTCCATCTCCTCTCATGCAGAGTGGTGAGAATCTCCAGTGTGGGCAAGGCAATGTGCCCATGAGTTCCAGAAACCGAATTTTACAGCTAATGCCCCAACTCAGTCCAACCCCATCAATGATGCCCAGTCCTAATTCTCATGCTGCAGGATTCAAAGGGTTTGGATTAGAAGGCGTGCCAGAAAAGCGCCTGACGGATCCTGGGTTGAGTAGTTTGAGTGCTCTGAGTACTCAAGTGGCCAATCTTCCTAATACTGTCCAGCACATGTTACTTTCTGATGCCTTGACACCTCAGAAGAAGACTTCCAAGaggccatcatcatcatctaagAAAGCAGATAGCTGTACAAACTCAGAAGGTTCTTCACAGCCTGAAGAACAGCTAAAGTCCCCTATGGCAGAGTCATTGGATGGAGGTTGCTCCAGTAGTTCAGAAGATCAGGGTGAGAGAGTGAGGCAACTAAGTGGCCAGAGCACTAGCTCTGACACCACCTACAAGTGTGGAGCTTCAGAGAAAGCTGGCTCCTCACCAACACAAGGTGCTCAGAATGAGGCCCCTAGGCTCAGTACCAGTCCTGCAGCTAGGGAAGAAGCTGCCTCTCCAGGTGCTAAGGACACGCCACTATCTGAGGGGAACACAAAAGTAAATGAGAAGACAGTTGGGGTGATTGTCTCCCGGGAAGCCATGACAGGTCGGGTAGAAAAATCTGGTGGACAAGATAAAGGATCCCAAGAGGAGGATCCTGCTGCCAGTCAGAGGCCACCTAGCAATAGTGGTATAAAGGAAGCCAGCCACACATCACTTCCACAGCCAGATCCTCCAGGAGGAGGGAGCAAAGGAAATAAGAATAGTGATAATAGTTCTAACCACAATGGAGAGGGGAATGGCCAGAGTAGCCACTCAGCAGTAGGCCCAAGTTTCACAGGCAGGACTGAGCCTAGCAAATCTCCTGGAAGTTTGCGCTACAGTTACAAAGAGAGTTTTGGGTCAGCTGTACCACGAAATGTCAGTGGTTTTCCTCAGTATCCTTCAGGGCAAGAAAAGGGGGATTTTGCCAGCCACGGGGAACGAAAGGGGAGAAATGAGAAGTTCCCAAGTCTCCTACAGGAAGTGCTTCAGGGTTACCACCACCATCCTGACAGAAGGTATCCTAGAAGTGCTCAGGAACATCAAGGGATGACTAGTGGCCTGGAAGGAACTGCAAGGCCCAACATCTTAGTCAGTCAAACCAATGAATTAGCCAGCAGGGGCCTTCTAAACAAGAGCATTGGATCCCTGTTAGAAAATCCCCACTGGGGACCATGGGAAAGGAAGTCAAGCAGCACAGCTCCTGAAATGAAACAGATCAACTTGTCTGACTATCCCATTCCCAGAAAGTTTGAGATAGAACCTCCATCATCAGCCCATGAGCCTGGGGGCTCCCTTTCTGAAAGGAGGTCAGTGATCTGTGATATTTCTCCACTAAGACAGATTGTCAGGGACCCAGGGGCTCACTCACTGGGACACATGGGTGCTGATGCCAGAATTGGGAGGAATGAGCGTCTCAACCCAAGTTTAAGTCAATCAGTCATTCTTCCAGGGGGGTTGGTGTCCATGGAAACAAAGCTGAAATCCCAGAGTGGGCAGATAAAAGAGGAAGACTTTGAACAATCCAAATCTCAAGCTAGTTTCAACAAGAAATCTGGAGACCACTGCCATTCTACTAGCATCAAGCATGAGTCTTATCGTGGCAATGTCAGCCCTGGAGCAGCGGCCCATGATTCCATTTCAGACTATGGCCCACAAGACAGTAGGTCTACACCAATGCGGCGGGTCCCTGGTAGAGTTGGTAGCCGGGAGACTATAAGGGGTCGAACCTCTTCTCAGTACCATGACTTTGCAGAAAAACTGAAGATGTCTCCAGGCAGGAGCAGAGGTCCAGGAGACCCTCATCACATGAACCCACACATGACCTTTTCAGAGAGGGCCAATAGGAGCTCTTTACATGCTCCTTTTTCTCCCAACTCAGAAAGCCTGGCTTCTGCTTACCATACAAACACCAGGGCTCATGCTTATGGGGACCCTAATACTGGTTTGAATTCCCAGCTCCATTATAAGAGACAGATGTACCAACAGCAACAAGAGGAATATAAGGATTGGACCAGCAGTTCTGCTCAGGGAGTGATTGCTGCTGCACAGCATAGGCAAGAAGGACCACGGAAGAGCCCACGGCAGCAGCAGTTTCTTGACAGAGTACGGAGCCCCCTGAAAAATGACAAAGATGGTATGATGTATGGCCCACCAGTAGGGACATACCATGacccaagcactcaggaagctgggcgCTGTCTCCTGTCTAGTGATGGTCTGCCTACTAAAGGCATGGAATTGAAGCACAGCTCTCAAAAGTTACAAGAGTCATGTTGGGATCTTTCTCGGCAGACTTCTCCAGCCAAAAGCAGTGGTCCTCCAGGAATGTCTAATCAGAAACGGTATGGGCCACCCCATGAGACAGATGGACATATACTAACTGAATCTACACAGTCATCCAAACCTAGTAACGTAATGCTACGGCTTCCAGGTCAAGAGGATCATTCTTCTCAAAATCCTTTAATCATGCGGAGGCGAGTCCGTTCTTTTATCTCCCCTATTCCCAGTAAGAGACAGTCACAAGATGTAAAAAACAGTAACACTGATGATAAAGGGCGCCTCCTTCACCCATCAAAAGAAGGTGCTGATAAGGCATACAATTCCTACACCCATCTTTCTCACAGTCAGGATATCAAGTCTATCCCTAAGAGAGATGCCTCCAAGGACCTTCCAAACCCAGACAATAGAAACTGTCCTGCTGTTACCCTCACGAGCCCTGCTAAGACCAAAATACTGCCCCCACGGAAGGGACGGGGATTGAAATTGGAAGCTATAGTTCAGAAGATCACATCCCCAAATATTAGGAGGAGTGCATCCACAAATAGTGCTGAGGCGGGAGGAGATACAGTCACGCTGGATGATATACTGTCTCTGAAGAGTGGTCCTTCTGAAGGTGGGACTGTggctactcaagaggctgagatggagaagagaaaaggtgAGGTGGGATCTGACCTAGTCAGTGCAACTAGCCAGGAATCGAATACTGAGAAACCTCTTCCAGGGCCCTCTGAAGAGTGGCGTAGCAGTGAGGACGACAAAGTCAAGACAGAGGCACATGCAGAAACAGCTCCTACTGGAAAGgaaccttctggtactatgacgTCCACAGCTTCACAGAAGCCTGGTGGTAACCAAGGGAGACCAGATGGTTCCCTGGGTGGGGCAGCACCACTAATCTTCCCTGACTCAAAGAATGTAGCTCCAGTGGGCATATTGGTCCCTGAGGCAAACCCCAAGACtgaggagaaagagaatgaaacaGTCATGATTTCACCCAAACAAGAAAGTTTCCCCCCGAAAGGGTATTTCCcatcaggaaagaaaaaggggagacCCATCGGTAGTGTGAATAAGCAAAAGAAACAGCAGcagccaccacctccaccccctcAACCCCCTCAGATACCAGAAGGTTCTGCAGATGGAGAGCCAAAGCCAAAAAAGCAGAggcaaaggagggagagaaggaagcctGGGGCCCAGCCAAGGAAGCGGAAAACCAAACAAGCAGTTCCCATCGTAGAACCTCAAGAACCAGAGATCAAGCTAAAGTATGCTACCCAGCCACTAGATAAAACTGATGCCAAGAACAAGTCTTTTTTCCCCTACATCCATGTAGTAAATAAGTGTGAGCTTGGAGCTGTTTGTACAATCATCAATGCTGAAGAAGAAGAACAGACCAAACTGGTGAGGAGCCGGAAGGGTCAGCCATCTCTGACCCCTCCCCCCAGCAGCACAGAAAGCAAGGTGCTCCCAGCTTCTTCCTTTATGCTGCAGGGACCTGTGGTAACAGAATCTTCTGTTATGGGGCATCTTGTTTGTTGTCTCTGTGGCAAGTGGGCCAGTTACCGGAACATGGGTGACCTCTTTGGACCCTTTTATCCCCAAGATTATGCAGCCACTCTTCCGAAGAATCCACCTCCTAAGAGGTCCACAGAAATGCAGAGCAAGGTCAAGGTTCGGCACAAAAGCGCTTCTAACGGTTCTAAAACAGacactgaggaggaggaagagcagcagcagcagaaggagCAGAGGAGCCTGGCTGCTCATCCTAGGTTCAAGCGGCGCCACCGCTCAGAAGACTGTGGTGGAGGCCCTCGGTCCCTGTCCAGAGGGCTCCCTTGTAAAAAAGCAGCCACTGAGGGCAGCAGTGAAAAGGCTGTTTTGGACACAAAGCCCTCTGTCCCTACCACTTCAGAAGGTGgtcctgagctggagttacaaatccCTGAACTACCTCTCGACAGCAATGAATTTTGGGTCCATGAGGGTTGTATTCTCTGGGCCAATGGAATCTACCTGGTCTGTGGCAGGCTCTATGGCCTACAGGAAGCGCTGGAAATCGCCAGAGAGATG